Part of the Chitinophaga parva genome is shown below.
GAGCCCCGTTATAAACAACTCATCCAGGAAGCCACCGCAGAAAAAAGGGCGTTCGGCATCCCGTCCGTACTGCAAAAAAATGTACTGGAATACGGCACCCTGGTGGAAGTGGTGCGCATTGACAAAATATACGATAGCGGGGAAATGGACGTGGTGACAAAAGGGCTGCAGGTATTCCGCATCCTGGAAACCATCCGCCAGGTGCCGGATAAGCTGTACAGTGGCGCCATCGTAAATTACCCGGCTAATGATATGAAGACCAACGAGCGCCTGCGCCTGGAGGTAGTAGACCAGGTAAAGGCCCTGCATGGCCTGCTGCGGGTGGAAAAGAAATTTACGAAAGCAGATGCCGACCTCTCCGCCTACGACCTGGCCCACCATTCCGGCCTGTCACTGGATGAGGAATATGAGTTGCTCCACCTCTTCCACGAAATGCAGCGGCTGGAGTACCTGAAACGCCACCTGTACAAGGTGCTGCCAGTAATGGCAGAAATGGAGAAATTGAAGGAAAGGGTGCAGCTGAACGGGCATTTCCGCAAGCTGAGCATCGACTAGGACACCCAGTTTTAACCTTTTACTTTAGCGATAAATACGATATTTGCCCCTGTGAAACGTACGCTCTACATCCTTTTGCTGGCATTGGTAGCCAGTGGTTGCGAAAACGATATCAAAACCATCATGGAGATGGACCAGAAAGCCGCCGGTGTGGAAAAGGGGGCTGGCATCAGCATCATTTACAGCCAGAAGGCAAAAGTAACGGCTAAGCTCACTGCCGACAGTATGCAGCGCCACCTGGAAAGCCCCACTTACCTGGAGTTCACGCATGGCCTCCACATTGACGTGTACGACTCTACCGGGGCCATTACCAGCACGGTGGACGCCCGCCACGGTAAATACTTTGATGGCAGCGCCGATGTAAACCTCTGGGACCACGTGGTGGTAAAGAATGTAAAGGAGCAGCGCCTGGATGCCCGCACCCTGAACTGGGACTCCAAGAAACAGGTTTTCACTACCAACGACAGTGTGCGCATCGTGAGCAGCCGCACAGACACCCTGTGGGGTACGGGCCTGGAATCCAACCAGGATTTTACGAATTATAAGATCTTACACCCCTCCGGTCCTTTCACTATCCACGACCAGGACAGCACCGGCGTAGCTACGGATAGCACGGAGGCGCAGGAATAAAGAACTTTCCCAAAAAGAGAGCGGCCCAACTGTAGATACAGCAGGGCCGTTATTGCTTTAACCTATTATTTTTTATCCTAAACTTCAATAGACCAGGAATCAATAACCATGCCAATAAGGCTGAGGTCGCCAGATGGGCGGACCGGCCGACAACTTGTTAAGCGTTGGTTAACATGGCCCATTTATCCGCGTTTACGGAATGATTGCTGCCGTTTACGAAATGCGACTTGATAGGAGCCAGGACCGGTTTATATTTGTGAAGGTTTTTCATAGGATATGGTTAAAATTTTTGAAGGCGGTGTTCTCACCGCCTTTTTCTATTTTGGTCCCTTGCAAAAACACAGTCGCTTATGGAAACGATTACCTGGCCCGATTTTGAAAAAGTGGCCATCCGCGTGGGTACCATTCTCTCCGCCCAACCCTTTGAAAAGGCACGCAACCCCGCTTATCAGCTCACTATTGACTTTGGCCCGGAGCTGGGCGTAAAACGCTCCTCCGCGCAGATCACCGCCTTGTACACACCGGAACAGCTGGTGGGCAGGCAGGTGGTAGCCGTGGTGAACTTTCCCGTAAAACAGATCGCTAATTTCTTTTCAGAATGCCTGGTGCTGGGCGCCCTGGGAGAAGGTAAAGACATCATCCTCCTGCAGCCAGACCAGGCTGTGGCAAATGGTTCCCGCGTTGCCTGATATGACACATGTGAATAATAATTACTTTAATTTATTTATCATATGATCATAATTACTATGTATTTACAAAACACGTTTATCCGGCGCTTTACGAACAAAAACAGCACGTTCACGAGATGTGCCTTTACAGTGTGGCGCGGCAGGCTATCTTTGTTCCAGGTTTTTCATAGGATATGGTTAAAATTATTAGAGGGCAGTATTCTTACTGCCTTTTTTCTTTTACTCCCGGGTGGAGGAAGCCGTTTCATAACCTAAGCCATCTTTACATACCGCCAGCATTTTCATAAACTGGCCAACTTTATGCCGTATCCTGGTTTACCTGTATTAACCCCACTTTTAAGGTCCTGCTTATCCCTTGGCCTATGTTGATGGTTAACCGTTCCTTGTCTTACATCCGCGGTGTAGATCACGGTGTTGGCCCCGGACGGGCACCCGTATTGCGGCAAGCGCTGGCCAATCCTGGACACCAGCTCGTCATAGCCTGCCATTACTTTTACGTTCACCCCGCAAATCACAACGTTCACCGGTACGGTCATCCGCATTTCCATAACGTTCACCAGAACATGAGAGGGTGATCCCAATGGGTTATTTTACCAGGAAAACAGCATCGGGCAATGAAATGTTGAGGCGGTGGATAATTAAATGATTGTAGATCAATATGATATAAAATAAGTACATGCACTTTAACCGGCCGCACACATATGTTTTAAATACATAAAGTATTATTTTTCCTTACACGGTTACCCTGCGAATTATCGCGTTCCCCAACTAAATCATAGCGTTCACCTAAATGCCCCATTTGCTGTTGCAATTAGGATGATATTTGGTGTAGGTTTTTCAATAAAGATATGGTTAAAATTTTTCGGGGCTGTATTCTTGCAGCCCTGTTTTTTTGCCCATAAGTGCCGTAAGGTCTTGTCCCCACTGATTTCGCCTCCACTTAACACACCTGTTTTATTTTCATCATCTGATTTTTGCCTGACGCCGGAAATGTGCTTTTTCCCGCCGTCCAGGAAATGTTTTACAGCGTATGCGCACTGGCGCTACCCGTTGCCACTGCCCTGGCGTACCTTCCTTTTGGTTTTCATAGGATATGGTCAAAAGTAGTTAGGGCTGTTTTTACAGCCCTTTCTTGTAGGTAATTCCCAATAAATAATTTCCCATCCCATAACGGAAAAGGCGCCGGGCTTTCACAGCCTGGCGCCTTTTATTATAAAGCGGATCCTTTGTAACCTGGAAATGGCAGGTTGGAAGCTGCCGGGCTTCCCGGTTTATCCCTGCTTTTCCGGCTTCATCTGCGGAAACAGCAGCACGTCCTGGATAGAGGGCTGGTTGGTCATCAGCATGGTAAGCCGGTCTATGCCAATGCCGATACCAGAGGTAGGCGGCATGCCGTATTCCAGCGCGCGCAGGAAGTCATAGTCGATGTACATGGCCTCATCATCCCCGCGTTCCATCAGCTTCACCTGGTCTTCAAAACGCTCGCGCTGGTCAATGGGGTCATTCAGCTCGGAGTAGGCGTTGGCAATCTCCTTACCATTCACCATCAGCTCAAAACGCTCCACCACACCGGCTTTGCTGCGGTGCTTCTTGGTAAGTGGGCTCATTTCCAGCGGGTAGTCAATGATGAAGGTGGGCTGGATATAGTGGCCTTCGCATTTCTCCCCGAAGATCTCATCTATCAGCTTGCCTTTGCCAATGTTTGGCGGCACGGAAATGCCCAGTTGTTTGCACACGTCGCGCAGCTCCGCTTCTTCCATGCTGGAAATGTCTATACCGGTATGTTCTTTAATAGCATCGTACATGGTCACGCGGCGGAAGGGCGCCTTAAAGTCGATGGTCTTGTCGCCCACGGTCACCTGGGTGGTACCATTCAGCGCAATGGCTATTTTTTCCAGCAGGGTCTCGGTGGTGTTCATCATCCACTCGTAATCCTTGTAGGCGGCATACATTTCCATCACCGTAAATTCCGGGTTGTGGGTGCGGTCCATCCCTTCGTTGCGGAAGTCCTTGGCAAACTCGTACACCCCTTCAAATCCGCCTACGATCAGCCTTTTGAGGTACAGCTCATTGGCAATACGCAGGTACAAAGGAATGTCCAGCGCGTTGTGGTGGGTTATGAACGGGCGGGCGGTAGCGCCACCGGGTATCTGCTGCAGGATAGGGGTTTCCACCTCCAGGTAGCCCAGTTCATTGTAGAAATCACGCATGGTCTGCATGATCTTGGTGCGTTTTGCAAACACTTCGCGTACCTGGGGATTGATGATCAGGTCTACATAGCGCTGGCGGTATTTAAATTCCGGGTCGGTTACGGCATCAAAGGTTTCCCCGTCTTTTTCCTTCACCACCGGCAGGGGGCGCAAGGCTTTGGTAAGCAGGGTGAGTTCTTTTACATGCACGGAGGTTTCACCGGTTTTGGTGATGAACGCATAACCGCGCACCCCGATGATGTCACCGATGTCGAGCAGTTTTTTGAAAACGGTGTCGTAAAGGGATTTATCTTCACCGGGACAAATATCGTCGCGGCGGATATAGAGCTGGATACGGCCGGTCTGGTCCTGGATCTTCACAAAGGCAGCCTTGCCCATATCACGGCTTTCCATGATACGGCCCGCCAGGCACAGGTCCTGGAACTGTTCCCGGGTTTCTTCACTATATTGGGCCAGGATATTAACCGCCGTATTGTTTACCGGGTATTGAGGCGCCGGGTACGGATCAATGCCTAGGCGCTGCAGCTCCTGTAATTTCTGGCGGCGTATGAGTTCTTGCTCTGATAACTGTGTCATCGTAAAAGTTGCTGGTTTGTCGTAATCGCTTGCGTTTAAGATCAAGAAGCTGATGTTAACTGCAATTTTTTGCGTTGGGATGCAAAAATAATCGTTTTGGCCGTATTGGCCGGACTTATACCAATACTGGCATCAATTTAGGGGAATTTTTATGTGGCGCCTGCCTACACGCGTTAAGATTATTTAACACTCCGCCGGTTCAACCTGGCACGTTTTTAACCATCTAACCCTGCAACGATGAAAACGATACTCGTCCCCACTGACTTTTCTGACACGGCCTACAATGCCGCCCGCTACGCCCTGCACCTGGCCCGCCAGGTAGGCACCACCCGGGTGGTGCTGTACCATGCTTATGAGCTCATAGTGCCTGTGCCGGATGTGCCGGACCCCATTCCGGTCATTGACCCGGAAGACCTGAAACAAAGCAGTGAAACCGGCCTTTCCCTGATGCGCAGCCGCCTCCAGGCCGACCTGCCGGAAGGCGTTACCCTGCTTACCCGCTCGGAAAACCAACTGCTCCAGGCCTACATAGACCAGGTGGCCAAAGAGGAACAGGCAGACCTCATCGTGATGGGGATCACCGGCGGCAGCGGGGTGGAGGAAATGCTGCTGGGCAGCAACGCCCTGGACGTGATGAAAGAAACCCACACACCGCTGATCATTGTTCCCGGTGAGGCTTCTTTCCGGGAGATCAATACCGTGGTCTTTGCCTGCGATTTCCGCAAGGTTACGGAAAACACTCCCATACAGCCCCTGAAGCTGCTGCTGGATGCTTTCCGTGCGCGCCTCTTCGTGGTTAATGTAGACCACGAAAAACGCCACTTCACAGCAGATACGCCTTTTGAAACCCTGGTGATGGACACCCTCCTGGCCGATTACACGCCGGAGTACCGTTTCGTGGAAAATGAAAGCGTGGTAGAAGGTATCCTCACATTTGCAGACCAGGAAAAGGCGGACATTATTATCACCGTGCCCCGCCAGCATGGATTCCTGGCGGGCCTGTTCCATCGCAGCCGCACGCGCCAGCTTGCATTTCATTCCCATATACCCTTGTTGGTCATCAGGGAATAAATGCGATATTTGGTGCATATTTACACCTGCATATCACTGTAAAACCGCAACATAAACATACCATGATCAAACGTACCTTATTGCTGGTGGCCGCAAGCCTTTTTATCCTGCAAGGCGCACAAGCCCAGTTCCTGAAAAAGTTGAAGCAGGACTTTGACTCTATTGAGAATGCAAAGAATGCTAAAACCACTACAGCTACTTCTTCCAGCGCCACCACCACCACTACCTCTACCAGCACCACTGCCAGTTCCGGCACCAGCACCGGTAATGTAACCCAGAACCAGGCCGCAGACGCTATCAAGCAGGCACTGAGCAAGGGGGTAACCGCCGGTATTTCCATGCTGAACAAGCAGAATGGTTTCTTTGGCAGCGAGATCTACAAAGTACTGCTGCCGCCGGATGCACAGAAGGTAGAAGCTACCCTGCGCCAGATAGGCCTGGGCAGCCAGGTGGACAAGGCCATCCTGCAGATCAACCGCTCCGCGGAGCAGGCCGTAGGACAGGCTGCTCCCATCTTTGCCAGCGCCATCAAACAAATGACCATCACGGATGCGCTGAACATTGTAAAAGGTGATTCCACCGCTGCTACCGCCTACTTTAAAGGCAAGACCACGGACCAGCTGAAAGCTGCTTTCAGCCCGGTGATCAAGAGCAAACTGGATAGCACCCTGGCCACCAAGTATTACAGCAACCTGGTAGCTACTTACAACAAGCTGCCCACCACCATCAACAAGGCCAATCCGGACCTGCAGGGCTATGTAACCGACAAGGCTGTAACCGCCCTCTTTGACCAGATCGCAAAAGAAGAAGCCAGCATCCGCAGCAACCCCGTGCAGCAAACCACGGACCTGCTGAAGAAAGTGTTTGGTGGACTGATCAAATAGTTTTCAAAACCCGTTTTACATACAAAAGGCGCCTTCCGGGGCGCCTTTTCTTTTTGGGTAACAATTGTAAGTGATCAGTGTTACAATTTTCTTTTACGCCAGCAATACCTGCCATGCCCCTGCTACATCACCCTTGTCCAGCAGCTGTGCGGCATACCGGTGCAGTTCTGTTTCCATTTCATCCGGGGTAAGGCTGTAGTATTGAAAGATCTGCTTCAGGTGTGCATCGTCAAAGGTGGCGTCTATGTGGGGCAGCTGGTGCACGTTGCCCAACTGGCCCAGGTGGTTGCCGGTAAGCACGCGGCTATGGCGGATGGCAGGGGGAAGCGCATCTATGCCAATGCCGCAGTGGCTATTGGGCTTGGCCACTTCAAACACGGCATTGCCGGAGGCGCGTACATAAAAGTCAGCGCCCATGCGGGCCACCAGGTCTATTTTATGTGGGTCTATCTGGCCTTTCTCATTGAGGATGGCATCGTCCAGGTGGATGAGCAGCGGCTCACAGATCACCAGATTGCCGGCGCCGGGGCCATCGCCGGTGGCGATCACTTCCCGCACTTTGCATTCCATCTGCACGGGGCTTTCCTTTACCCGGAAGGGTTTTACCCGTTCGGAGGCAATGGGGGTAAAGCCGGATTTTTCAAACTCATTCACGTCCCGCGGGTACTCACAGCTGCTCAGGGAGGCCTGCTGCACCATATTGTAAGACACTACGTTGATCACCACCTCGCGGGTGGCCAGCACGTTTTCCAGGGTATGCTTTACGGTATTATCGCGCACGCGGCGGGCGGGCGAAAAAATGAGGGTGGGCGGATTGGTACCAAACAGGTTGAAGAAGCTGAAGGGCGATAAATTGGGCCGTCCTTCCGCATCCAGCGTGCTGGCAAAGCAGATGGGGCGCGGGGCCACGGCGCCCTGCAGGTAACCATGCAGGGCGGCCACGGGCAGGGTGGCGGGATCTATGATCATACGAACGTGGTTAAAACGGTTACGCCTTTGGCAGATTCATGAAATGCTGTTTCAGCGCCAGGATAGACAGGTCTGCGGCTTCTTCCTCGATGGTGTTGGTGAGGGTGCCCAGGCCCGTGATCTCCATGGTCACTTCGTCGCCGGGCTGCAGCCACTGTTCCTCGTAATTGGGATCGTTCAGGCGGCCGGTGCCGTTCAGTTCCAGGAAGCAACCGGTGCCTACGGTACCACTGCCTATTACATCACCGGGCATTACATTCACCCCGTAGGAGCAGCGTTCAATGATCTCTGCAAAGGTCCAGTCCATATCGCCCATGTTGCCGTTGCTTACTTCCACGCCATTCACCTTGCAGGTCATTTTCAGGTTGTAGTTGTTGCCGGTGTGGCCGGGCTTTGCGGGTATTTTATAGGCGGCCAGTTCGTCCGGCGTTACCAGCATGGGGCCTATTACCGTGCTGAAATCCTTGCCCTTGGCAGGGCCCAGGTTCAGTTTCATTTCTTCCATTTGCAGCACGCGGGCGCTCATGTCGTTCATGATCATAAAGCCGGCAATGAAATCATCGGCTTCTGCCGCGGGAATATTGCGCCCAAAGCGGTTCAGCACCACGGCCACTTCCAGTTCAAAGTCCAGCTTCTCAAAATGGTCCGGCATGCAGGCAATGGGGCCGGGGCCCTGGATGGCATTGTGATTGGTAAAGTAAAAGATCGGGTATTGATCAAATTCCGGGATCATCTCCAGCCCCCGGTTGCGGCGGGCGGAGGCCACATGCTGGCGGAAGGCGTACCCATCGCGGCAGGAGGTGGGAAAAGGCACCGGCGCCATCAGCGTTACACTGTCCAGCGGAATGGGCTCGGCGCTGCCTATGCGGCGCCCCTTTTTCAGTTCCGCCTCCACCCCGCGCGCAATCTCGATCACATCGTCCCACATGAGCAGGAATAACTGCATGTTGTTAGGTAATTCATCGTGGAGCTCCTGGGTATTGTATAAATGGCCGTCTACTAAAAGGGCCAGCTGGTCGGTTTCTTCCCGGAGGTAAGTCACTAATTTCATTGGACAAATATGTATAAGAACACCAAAAAGCCAAATATAAGGTAGTTGGCCAACCCAATCCTCAATTCGTTGTTAAGAAATCTAAATATATTAAACAAATGATTAATATTAAATGATGGCTTTTTGACGGTGGATGACAAGTTTTGCGTTAATTTTGCCTTAACTTAGAATAAACAGGCGTTAACATGAAATTCGAAAAAATTAAGAACAAAGGACAGGCACGCTTATTTGAAAGCCAGTACCTCGAGGTACTGACTAAAACCCATCCCCTGGTGATCTGGGGACTGTACACTCCCATTATTTCCTACATGCTTTATTACAGCCACGCCACACTGGGCTTTCCCGTTTCCACGGTGGCACTGGTGTTTGTAGGCGCTATGCTGTTCTGGACCTTCTTTGAATACCTGATGCACCGCTTTGCATTCCATTACGTGGCCGAAAGCCCTAAGATGCAGCGTTTCATTTACGTGATGCATGGCAACCACCATGAATACCCGCGCGATAAGCAGCGTCTTTTCATGCCGCCGGTGCCCAGCATTATCCTCGCCTCTGTGATCTTTTCCGCACAATACCTTTTCCTGCGTAGCTATACGTTCATGTTCTTTCCCGGCTTCCTGCTGGGTTACCTGATCTATGGCAGCATGCACTACGCCATCCATGCCTGGAACCCGCCCTTTAAGTTTATGAAGCCGGTGTGGCGCAATCATCACCTGCACCACTACAAGAGCGAGGATAAAGGCTTTGGTGTAAGTTCTTCCGTGTGGGACTATGTGTTTGGTACTTCCTTTGACCTGGCAAAAGAAAAGGAAGACAAGGAAAAAGTGAAGGAGCTGATGTTTGAGAAATAGCTTACCGTACTATACAAAACATAAAAAAAGCGAAGGCATGTTGCACTTCGCTTTTTTTTATCGCCTGTATGCGTGTTACCATCTTTCCTCATCATCGGGGCCTGCAGCCGGCGGCTGGGCAAAGCTTTCACGGGTGATGATCTTTTGCACCTGGCGCCGGATAATGAGGCGCGCTATCTGCGTATATACGTTTACGTTATCACCGGCATCGTCCAGGATATCCCGTACCGCCTGTTCGGGTACGTCTATGCGGTACAGCAGGAAAATGAATTGATGAAAGTCTTCGCTGATCAGGGCTTCCAGTTTGCGGGCCAGCAGGTTTTCCAGGTTGTCCCAGGAAAGCGATGCCGGTGTGGGTAGTTCAAAAGAGTGCTTTAGCCAGGTGGCCGTAGCACCCAGGTAGGAGGGCGACAAAGCGGGCATGGTATTGATCGTTTGTTCCATAACCCTGCTATTGCACAATGTGTACCAAACTCACAAACCAGGGTCCAGGTATTTGAAAATCAATAAGAAATAAATTCTGAAGGTTTTTTGAAGGCCCATAAAAAACGGCAGCCCGTATACCGGTGCTGCCGTTTCTTATGGCTGCATGCAGCTTATTTCATTTGTTTGATCTTGTAAGAAGCGTTGGTAATGATCTTCACGGGGACCTGCAAGTCTTTTTTCAGGCCTTTTGACTTGTCTGCCTTGTAGGTGTAGTTGCCATTCAGTTCTGTGTTCTGCACGGCTATAGCGGGCAGTCCGCTGCTGCGGGTCACCAGGTAATCACTTTGCAGGTTGCCGCTTATTTCTGCATTGGCGGTGTAGCCATCTTCCAGCTGCACGTTTTCCTGCTTATCAGTTTTGATCTTGCCAGTGCCGCCCACTTTGGCAGTTTCACTGTCCCAGGTTTGCAGGTTCCAGAAGAAATCAATATCGCCTTTCAGCCCTGCGCGGAGGGGCAGTGTTTCGTTCCACTGGGTGCCGGTTTTAATGCCGTGGGCGGGGTAGATCACGAGCAGTTGTTCCAGCCATGCCTGGAAGGCCTTGGCGCCAAATTGTTCTTTTACCAGGCGGGTGTAGGCAGTTTTTTCATCGGCTTTCAGGCTGCCAAAAGCAGCGGTACAGGCGCTGTCTACCACCTCATCCAGGCCATTGACGGATTTTACAATGCCAAAGCTTTGTAGCTCCACGGTGAAGGCATGGTTGAGCAGGTTTTTGATAGCTGCCTGGAAGGGTTCCTTTTCGTTATCCACCTTGGCATCTACCATAATATTCTGGTTGTGCGCGTTGAAGTTAAACCGCAGGTCCTTATAATGGAGGGTGAGCGTGGCTTTACCGGGGACGGCGTCTGTAACATCTATTACCAGTACGTCCTGGAAATCGCGGGTGGAGCGCTGCATCATATCCTGCACGGTGAGGTAGCTCTCAGTGCGGCTTTTTTGTTCTAACTGGAATTGCTGGCCTTTCTGGAAATTATAACTCAGGTCCACATAGTCTTGTGCACGCAGCACGGGAAGGGAGGCACACATGCATAGGCACCAGGCAATAATGTGTTTCATTCACTAAATTTTTGTCAAACATACTTCTCAATTACGCCTAATCCAAATAAAGCGAAGTCGTATTTGACCGGATCTTCCGGGCAAAATTCCCGCAGTGCGTCTGTGAGGGCCAGGGCTGTTTTCCAATTGGCCTTGGCTTCCGGGATCAGTCCCAGCCGCGTGGCTACGCGGCTCACATGCACATCCATCGGGCATACCAGCTGGGCAGGCGAGATGTGCTCCCATAGACCAAAATCCACGCCACAATCGTCTTTGCGCACCATCCAGCGGAGGAACATGTTCAGGCGTTTGCAGGCGCTGTTTTTGGCAGGGGTGGAAATATGTTTGACCGTTCTTTCCGGGTGTTCCAGGGAAAAGAAGATCTTATGAAAACCGATGAGGCCGTTCTCCACGGTTTCATCCTGCGGGTCCGTAGGACCGCTGAAGGCAAATTCCAGGGAAGTAACGTTGGTATACCAGTGCTGGAGGAATTCAATAAAATACAGGAGGTCCAGCCCATTGAAGGTACGGTGGCTGAAGGACATGAGGGCCATCCGGTCGCGGGGTTGGTGGTTCCGGATAAAATCATACGGTGCGTTGTCCATCATCCGCATCAGTTCTGTGCCTTTGTTGAGAATGGTAGTGCGGTTGCCCCAGGCCAGCACGGCCGCAAAAAATGCGGCTATCTCGATATCCTGCAGTTTGCTAAACCGGTGGGGAATGGCAATGGGATCGTGCGGGATAAAATCCGGCTGATTGTAGTACGCGGCTTTCGCGTCCAGGTAGTCTTTTAAATCATGGCCCTTCATGCTTTTCATCGGATAGTCCGCTGCAGGTCCATACCGCCGGCTGTACAGGGATACAGTTGGCGATCATGGCAGAGGATAAGGTTAAAAATACTATAGCAGGATAGCGGCTGCAGCGCCAGGCATAGCTAATGCTGCAGCCGGTCAGGTTTTGTCTGTCGGTCTTTTTAGCCAATGGCCTGGTCCAGGTCTGCGATCAGGTCAGCTACATCTTCAATGCCTACGCTGAGGCGGATCAGGGAATCTACCAGCCCGTTCTTCAACCGCTCTTCGCGGGGAATGGAGGCGTGGGTCATGCTGGCCGGGTGGCCAATGAGCGATTCCACACCGCCCAGGGATTCCGCCAGGGAAAACAGGTGGGTATTGCTCAGTACTTTGTGCGCCGCTTCCAGGCTATCGTCTTTCAGCGTAAAAGAGATCATCCCTCCAAAGCCGCGCATCTGCTTTTTGGCAATGGCATGGTTAGGGTGATCTTCAAAACCGCACCAGTACACTTTGTCCACCTTGGGATGCTGGCGCAGGTGTTGTGCCACTGCCGCTCCATTTTCGCAATGGCGCTGCATGCGTACATGCAGGGTCTTAAGGCCCCGCAGCACCAGGAAGCAGTCCTGCGGGCCGGGTACCGCCCCGCAGCTGTTCTGGATAAAATAGAGTTGCTCGGCCAGTGCTTGGTCCTTTACGATCACGGCGCCGTGCACCACGTCACTGTGGCCGCCAATGTACTTGGTAGCGGAATGCACCACGATGTGGGCGCCCAGGTCCAGCGGTGTTTGCAGGTAGGGCGAGGCAAAGGTATTGTCTACTGCCAGCAGCAGGTTGTGCTCATTGGCTATCTGCGCGCAGGCGGCAATGTCAATAATGTTCAGCAGCGGATTGGTAGGTGTTTCTATCCAGATCAGCTTCGTGGCAGCCGTAATATGCTGGCGGATGTTCTGTGCATCCTGCATGCCAATGAAGTGGAACCTGATGCCGTAACGCTGGAAGATCTTGGTAAAAATACGGTAGGTGCCGCCATACAGGTCGTTGGAAGCAATCACCTCGTCGCCTGGCTGCAGCAGCTTCAGTACCCCGTCTGTAGCGGCCAGGCCACTGCCGAAGGAGATGCCGAACTTCCCGTTCTCAATGGCCGCCAGTGCGTTCTGAAGGGCATCGCGGGTAGGGTTCTGGGTGCGGGCGTATTCATAACCGTGGTGCACACCGGGTGCGCTTTGCACGTAGGTGGAGGTCTGGAAAATCGGAGTCATGATAGCGCCGGTAGACGGGTCGGGGGCCACGCCGGCGTGAATCAGTTTGGTGCCAAGCTTCATATTTTCAGTAGCGTTTTCGCTCTTCATAAAGATAAGATCAAAACTACATATTCTACCTTTTTTATGCATTATGTTTTTTTGTAATGGAAAAATAATTGTATTGGATGTACATAGACCACCGGCATGGGAAACATCCTGTAATGCACGGAACCGGCATTTGTATTGAATTTCAGCAGTTTATCGTATATTCCTCCCCGTTAGTGTATCGGTATAGAAAAGGCCCAAAGCTCCGCCGGAGCTTTGGGCCTTTTTCGTTCACGTTTTTGATATTGGAAATGGGAGGCTGGAATTTGCCTGCCCCCCACGCTTATTTCTTTACACTGAATTTAATGGGAAGGCTGGCGGCAGTTTTGTCCCAGTACATGTTCAGGTTTGCACCGGTATCGCTTTTTTCAAACAGCATGGTGAAGCTTTCGGCCACGGTATCGCGGCTGGTTACGGGAATATCTACGCGTACCACGTCTTTCTTTTCGTCGTATTTATATGCGCCCCAGATATCAGTGTCCTTGTTCAGGATCATGGTCCAGGTTTTCTCCGTGGGGATAGCGTACAGTGTGTAGCGGCCTTTGGGAATGGA
Proteins encoded:
- a CDS encoding universal stress protein, with the translated sequence MKTILVPTDFSDTAYNAARYALHLARQVGTTRVVLYHAYELIVPVPDVPDPIPVIDPEDLKQSSETGLSLMRSRLQADLPEGVTLLTRSENQLLQAYIDQVAKEEQADLIVMGITGGSGVEEMLLGSNALDVMKETHTPLIIVPGEASFREINTVVFACDFRKVTENTPIQPLKLLLDAFRARLFVVNVDHEKRHFTADTPFETLVMDTLLADYTPEYRFVENESVVEGILTFADQEKADIIITVPRQHGFLAGLFHRSRTRQLAFHSHIPLLVIRE
- a CDS encoding LON peptidase substrate-binding domain-containing protein, translated to MTNFIPIFPLNVVVYPDEQLNLHVFEPRYKQLIQEATAEKRAFGIPSVLQKNVLEYGTLVEVVRIDKIYDSGEMDVVTKGLQVFRILETIRQVPDKLYSGAIVNYPANDMKTNERLRLEVVDQVKALHGLLRVEKKFTKADADLSAYDLAHHSGLSLDEEYELLHLFHEMQRLEYLKRHLYKVLPVMAEMEKLKERVQLNGHFRKLSID
- the lptC gene encoding LPS export ABC transporter periplasmic protein LptC, with product MKRTLYILLLALVASGCENDIKTIMEMDQKAAGVEKGAGISIIYSQKAKVTAKLTADSMQRHLESPTYLEFTHGLHIDVYDSTGAITSTVDARHGKYFDGSADVNLWDHVVVKNVKEQRLDARTLNWDSKKQVFTTNDSVRIVSSRTDTLWGTGLESNQDFTNYKILHPSGPFTIHDQDSTGVATDSTEAQE
- a CDS encoding flavin reductase family protein, whose protein sequence is MIIDPATLPVAALHGYLQGAVAPRPICFASTLDAEGRPNLSPFSFFNLFGTNPPTLIFSPARRVRDNTVKHTLENVLATREVVINVVSYNMVQQASLSSCEYPRDVNEFEKSGFTPIASERVKPFRVKESPVQMECKVREVIATGDGPGAGNLVICEPLLIHLDDAILNEKGQIDPHKIDLVARMGADFYVRASGNAVFEVAKPNSHCGIGIDALPPAIRHSRVLTGNHLGQLGNVHQLPHIDATFDDAHLKQIFQYYSLTPDEMETELHRYAAQLLDKGDVAGAWQVLLA
- the lysS gene encoding lysine--tRNA ligase is translated as MTQLSEQELIRRQKLQELQRLGIDPYPAPQYPVNNTAVNILAQYSEETREQFQDLCLAGRIMESRDMGKAAFVKIQDQTGRIQLYIRRDDICPGEDKSLYDTVFKKLLDIGDIIGVRGYAFITKTGETSVHVKELTLLTKALRPLPVVKEKDGETFDAVTDPEFKYRQRYVDLIINPQVREVFAKRTKIMQTMRDFYNELGYLEVETPILQQIPGGATARPFITHHNALDIPLYLRIANELYLKRLIVGGFEGVYEFAKDFRNEGMDRTHNPEFTVMEMYAAYKDYEWMMNTTETLLEKIAIALNGTTQVTVGDKTIDFKAPFRRVTMYDAIKEHTGIDISSMEEAELRDVCKQLGISVPPNIGKGKLIDEIFGEKCEGHYIQPTFIIDYPLEMSPLTKKHRSKAGVVERFELMVNGKEIANAYSELNDPIDQRERFEDQVKLMERGDDEAMYIDYDFLRALEYGMPPTSGIGIGIDRLTMLMTNQPSIQDVLLFPQMKPEKQG
- a CDS encoding DUF4197 domain-containing protein, encoding MIKRTLLLVAASLFILQGAQAQFLKKLKQDFDSIENAKNAKTTTATSSSATTTTTSTSTTASSGTSTGNVTQNQAADAIKQALSKGVTAGISMLNKQNGFFGSEIYKVLLPPDAQKVEATLRQIGLGSQVDKAILQINRSAEQAVGQAAPIFASAIKQMTITDALNIVKGDSTAATAYFKGKTTDQLKAAFSPVIKSKLDSTLATKYYSNLVATYNKLPTTINKANPDLQGYVTDKAVTALFDQIAKEEASIRSNPVQQTTDLLKKVFGGLIK
- a CDS encoding tRNA-binding protein, whose product is METITWPDFEKVAIRVGTILSAQPFEKARNPAYQLTIDFGPELGVKRSSAQITALYTPEQLVGRQVVAVVNFPVKQIANFFSECLVLGALGEGKDIILLQPDQAVANGSRVA